In Patulibacter sp. SYSU D01012, the genomic stretch GTCTCGGTGTGGAGCGTCGTGGAGCAGGGGCACACCTGCCCGATCTCGATGACCTACGCCGCCGTGCCGGTGCTGCGCGGCACGCCCGAGCTGGCGGACGCCTGGCTGCCCGGCCTGACGAGCCGCGAGTACGAGCCCGGCCTGCGCACCCCCGCCGAGAAGCCCGGCCTGCTCGCCGGCATGGGGATGACGGAGAAGCAGGGCGGCACCGACGTCCGCAGCAACACCACGGTCGCGGCGCCCCAGGCCGACGGGACGTACCGCCTGACCGGCCACAAGTGGTTCACCAGCGCGCCGATGAACGACGTCTTCCTGGTGCTCGCCCAGGCCCCGGGCGGACTCTCGTGCTTCCTCGTCCCCCGGGTGCTGCCCGACGGCTCCCGCAACACCTTCCGGATCCAGCGGCTGAAGGCGAAGCTCGGCAACCGCTCGAACGCCAGCTCGGAGCCCGAGTTCGACGACACCGTCGCGTGGCTCGTCGGCGAGGAGGGCCGCGGGGTGCGGACGATCATCGACATGGTCTCCATGACGCGCCTGGACTCCAGCCTGGGGTCGGCCGCCGGGATGCGGGCGGCGCTCATCCAGGCCGCCCACCACGTGCGCCACCGCGTCGCGTTCGGCGGCCTGCTGATCGACAAGCCGCTCATGCGCAACGTCCTCGCCGACCTGGCGCTCGAGTCCGAGGCCGCGACGACGCTCGTGATGCGCGTCGCCGGCGCGGTCGACCGCGCCGAGCGCGGCGACGCCGAGGAGGCCGCGTTCAAGCGCCTGGCCACCGCGCTGGGCAAGTACTGGGTCTGCAAGCGCCAGCCGCCGATGGTCGCCGAGGCGCTCGAGTGCCTCGGCGGCAACGGGTACGCGGAGGAGTCCGGCATGCCGCGGCTGTACCGCGAGGCGCCGCTGAACGGGATCTGGGAGGGCGCCGGCAACGTCAACGCGCTCGACATGCTGCGGGCGCTCGCCCGCCAGCCCGAGAGCATGGAGGCCTACGCCGCCGAGATCGGCCGCGCCGCCGGCGCCGACGCCCGCCTGGACGCCGCGTGGGCGGACCTGCAGCGCGAGCTCGCGCGGCCCGAGGACGCCGAGCTGCGCGCCCGCACGCTCGCCGAGCGCCTGGCGCTGGTGCTGCAGGGCGCGCTGCTCGTGCGCCACGCCCCGGCCGCGGTGGCCGACGCGTTCTGCGCCACGCGCCTGGCCGGCGAGCGCGGCCTGGCCTTCGGGACGATGCCGTCCGGGCTGGCCCTGGGCGGCATCGTCGACCGGATCCCGCCCGTCGGCTGAGCCGCCGCGCCCGCCGTCGCCGGGCGCCCGCGGCGGGGGGGGGGGGGGGCGGGGGGGGGGCGGGGGGGGGGGGGGGGGGGGGGGGGGACGTTGGCGGCCGAACCAGGAGGGCGCCGAGCACCACGGGGTGCCGCGCAGGCCGATATTCGCGCGTGTCATCGGTGATGACACGCGCGAATATCTCGGCTCGAGGTGCGGCGCGGCCTCGTGCCCCCGACCCCGTGAGCGCGCGGCCCCAGCGGATCGCGTTCCGGATCGCCTGGGCTCTGCCGTGGTGATCCGGTACGAGTCTCCTGCCGCGCCGTCCCGCGGTCGTGTTCCGGATCGCCGGGCCTCTGCCGTGGTCATCCGGAACGAGTCTCGTGGCGGCGTCGTGGCGGATTCCTGTTCCGGATCGCCGGGCCTCTGCCGTGGTGATCCGGAACGTCTCTGGGGCGGTGCCGTGGCGGGGTCGTGTTCCGGATCACCGCATCCAGGGCGTGGCGATCCGGGACGCGTTCGCCGCCGCCGCCGGCCGCGCCGGCTCCCGCTCCGGAACACCCCACCCAGGGCGTGGCGAACCGGGATACGTCGCGCGCCTCGCCCGCCGCCCGCCCCGCCCGACGCCCGCCCCGCCCGATCCGCGCCCGCCCGCCCCCTCAGGTCGCCGAGGGCGCGTCCGCGGCGCCGAAGCCCGCCCGAAGGACCGCCTCGGCCGCCTGCGGCACCGTGGCCGTGTGCTCGTGCACGGCCTTCCGGGCCTCCGCCAGCGCCTCGGCCACGCCGGGCCGGCCGTGGAACGCCTCGAGCACCGCCTCCTCGACCTGCTGGCGCAGCCAGCCGAGCTGCTGGGCGTCGCGGCGGCGCTCGAGCTCGCCGGACTCCTCCATGTGGGCGCGGTGGTCCTCGATGGCCTGCCAGGTCTCGGCCAGGCCGGTGCCCTCGGCGGCGCTGGCCGTCAGGACGGGGGTCTTCCAGCCCGGGGTGGACGCGGGCAGCATCCGCAGCGCGTGGCGGTAGTCGCTCGCCGCGCGGCGGGCGGCCTTCAGCGCGTCGCCGTCGGCCTTGTTCACCACCATCACGTCGGCGATCTCGACGATCCCGCGCTTGATGCCCTGCAGCTCGTCGCCGGCCCCGGGGACGAGCAGCAGCAGGACGCAGTCGACCAGGTGGGCCAGCTCGGCCTCGGACTGGCCGACGCCGACGGACTCGACGATGATCACGTCGAAGCCCGCGGCCTCGCACAGCACCATCGCCTCGCGCGTGCGCCGCGCCACGCCGCCGAGCACGCCCGACGTGGGGGAGGGGCGGATGTAGGCGTCCTCGAGCGCGGACAGGCGGTGCATCCGGGTCTTGTCGCCCAGGATGCTGCCGCCGTGCCGCGTCGACGACGGGTCGATCGCCAGCACGGCGACCTTGTGGCCGCGCTCGACGAGCCACACGCCGAGCGCCTCGATCGTCGTCGACTTGCCGGCGCCGGGCACGCCGGTCAGGCCGATCCGCCGCGCGCCGCCGGTCCGGGGCAGCACGCGAGCCATGACCTCCTGCGCCAGGTGGCGGTCGGAGGCCAGGCGGCTCTCGGCCAGCGTGATCGCCCGCGACAGGGTGACGCGGTCGCCGGCCCGCAGGCCGGCCTCGAACTCCTCGGCGGAGGGACGCTTGCGCGGCACGGCGGCTAGCTCGCCGCCTCCGTCTCGGCCTCCGG encodes the following:
- a CDS encoding acyl-CoA dehydrogenase family protein, whose translation is MSSTLPTPAPAAPRSAPHVTHEITNQVPPLEGHDVAADPALLEALRREGAAWHEEDLHRIGRLAGSAEAQRWGDDANAFEPVLRTHDRYGHRVDEVDFHPSYHRLMDVAVREGMAGAPWTDPRPGAHVARAASVSVWSVVEQGHTCPISMTYAAVPVLRGTPELADAWLPGLTSREYEPGLRTPAEKPGLLAGMGMTEKQGGTDVRSNTTVAAPQADGTYRLTGHKWFTSAPMNDVFLVLAQAPGGLSCFLVPRVLPDGSRNTFRIQRLKAKLGNRSNASSEPEFDDTVAWLVGEEGRGVRTIIDMVSMTRLDSSLGSAAGMRAALIQAAHHVRHRVAFGGLLIDKPLMRNVLADLALESEAATTLVMRVAGAVDRAERGDAEEAAFKRLATALGKYWVCKRQPPMVAEALECLGGNGYAEESGMPRLYREAPLNGIWEGAGNVNALDMLRALARQPESMEAYAAEIGRAAGADARLDAAWADLQRELARPEDAELRARTLAERLALVLQGALLVRHAPAAVADAFCATRLAGERGLAFGTMPSGLALGGIVDRIPPVG
- the meaB gene encoding methylmalonyl Co-A mutase-associated GTPase MeaB encodes the protein MPRKRPSAEEFEAGLRAGDRVTLSRAITLAESRLASDRHLAQEVMARVLPRTGGARRIGLTGVPGAGKSTTIEALGVWLVERGHKVAVLAIDPSSTRHGGSILGDKTRMHRLSALEDAYIRPSPTSGVLGGVARRTREAMVLCEAAGFDVIIVESVGVGQSEAELAHLVDCVLLLLVPGAGDELQGIKRGIVEIADVMVVNKADGDALKAARRAASDYRHALRMLPASTPGWKTPVLTASAAEGTGLAETWQAIEDHRAHMEESGELERRRDAQQLGWLRQQVEEAVLEAFHGRPGVAEALAEARKAVHEHTATVPQAAEAVLRAGFGAADAPSAT